In Motilibacter peucedani, one genomic interval encodes:
- a CDS encoding right-handed parallel beta-helix repeat-containing protein has protein sequence MHLRLPVLRPLVALGAVAALVTAAAPAANAATARAQVVRVATSAQLVAALAHARPGDVVSLADGTYDTHRGFTASRNGTAREPITLKGSRRAVVTGGGVSGHYGLWITGDHWRVVGLTVARADKGIVLDGSVGTVIDSVDVHDVGAEGIHFRSSSSDGVVRRSTVRRTGRVKAQFGEGVYVGSAHTNWRSKHKGVRFGEHGGHGPDRSDRVVVERNAFSDTTAEAVDVKEGTTGGVIRANTFRNTAYAGGQFADSWVDVKGNGWTVSGNRGTGPATACPTAAPCRDAFQVHSVLPGWGTGNLFAGNTVQGGVPGYVVAVEPADPALGTVVRCDDTGAAAGTSNLPCVP, from the coding sequence GTGCACCTCAGGCTCCCCGTCCTGCGTCCGCTCGTCGCCCTCGGGGCCGTCGCAGCTCTCGTGACCGCCGCCGCCCCGGCAGCGAACGCCGCGACCGCCCGCGCCCAGGTCGTCCGCGTCGCCACGTCGGCGCAGTTGGTCGCCGCGCTCGCGCACGCCCGGCCCGGCGACGTCGTCTCGCTGGCCGACGGCACCTACGACACCCACCGGGGCTTCACCGCCAGCCGCAACGGCACCGCCCGCGAGCCGATCACGCTCAAGGGCAGCCGGCGCGCGGTCGTGACCGGCGGCGGGGTGTCCGGCCACTACGGCCTCTGGATCACCGGCGACCACTGGCGGGTCGTCGGCCTCACCGTCGCGCGGGCCGACAAGGGCATCGTGCTCGACGGCTCGGTGGGCACCGTCATCGACTCGGTCGACGTCCACGACGTCGGTGCCGAGGGCATCCACTTCCGCTCGTCCTCGTCCGACGGCGTCGTCCGCCGCTCCACGGTCCGCCGCACCGGCCGCGTCAAGGCGCAGTTCGGGGAGGGCGTCTACGTCGGCTCGGCCCACACCAACTGGCGCTCGAAGCACAAGGGCGTCCGCTTCGGCGAGCACGGCGGGCACGGCCCCGACCGCAGCGACCGGGTGGTCGTCGAGCGCAACGCGTTCTCCGACACCACCGCCGAGGCGGTCGACGTCAAGGAGGGCACCACCGGAGGCGTGATCCGCGCCAACACCTTCCGCAACACTGCCTACGCCGGAGGCCAGTTCGCCGACTCGTGGGTCGACGTGAAGGGCAACGGCTGGACCGTCAGCGGCAACCGCGGCACCGGCCCGGCGACCGCGTGCCCGACAGCCGCCCCGTGCCGCGACGCCTTCCAGGTGCACTCGGTGCTCCCCGGCTGGGGCACGGGCAACCTCTTCGCGGGCAACACCGTCCAGGGCGGGGTCCCCGGCTACGTGGTGGCTGTCGAGCCAGCCGACCCCGCGCTGGGCACCGTGGTGCGGTGCGACGACACCGGTGCGGCTGCCGGCACCAGCAACCTGCCGTGCGTGCCGTGA
- a CDS encoding GNAT family N-acetyltransferase, with translation MGVRIEQVDWDDERAVELRRQMDAEMLERYGDRPNPDPDAVARALHVEAADLAATLLALDDDGSALGHVAVRRHGDEWELKRLVVTGAARGRGVATALVDAGLEVARAGGAARMILQTGDRQPDAVALYEKLGWTPIPIYPPYEVVPFSLCFEKVLRPEQEQGRSPRSSAETQERRGTPGR, from the coding sequence GTGGGCGTACGCATCGAGCAGGTCGACTGGGACGACGAGCGGGCGGTCGAGCTGCGCCGCCAGATGGACGCCGAGATGCTCGAGCGCTACGGCGACCGGCCCAACCCCGACCCCGACGCGGTCGCGCGTGCTCTCCACGTCGAGGCCGCCGACCTCGCTGCCACCCTGCTCGCGCTCGACGACGACGGCAGCGCCCTGGGCCACGTGGCGGTGCGCCGGCACGGCGACGAGTGGGAGCTCAAGCGGCTGGTCGTCACGGGTGCGGCCCGCGGCCGCGGCGTCGCCACCGCACTGGTCGACGCCGGGCTCGAGGTGGCGCGCGCCGGCGGGGCAGCGCGGATGATCCTGCAGACCGGTGACCGGCAGCCGGACGCGGTGGCGCTCTACGAGAAGCTCGGCTGGACGCCCATCCCGATCTACCCGCCCTACGAGGTCGTGCCGTTCTCGCTCTGCTTCGAGAAGGTCCTCCGGCCGGAGCAGGAGCAGGGTCGCTCTCCGAGGAGCAGCGCAGAAACGCAGGAGCGCCGGGGCACCCCGGGCCGGTAG
- a CDS encoding ATP-binding cassette domain-containing protein, protein MPARPAPLDWRRLGRRGLTVALVLLTLAAAAETAGAVVGGRLAGGTGSRWALVAVLAVFLLGSGVLDALGATVASDVVGRAEHVLRVDLLGAALGQPLRTLQEQAVGEVIDRVDDDVNQTGRLMRTTGVNVVRALLRSVLAWLVAGLSWPGSWVAFPLAAGAAWLGARPSARIIAERKLAEEIAWSEHAAQFEEAVAGRDDVRTALGQAHVLRQYASRCAALFERVRATATASGTTTLRTGLVVQGMLAALAVGGVALVSSSTLEVGGLVTIWLLASSFVGQLNQVAHHLPEIQAGLGALTRISSLLETPQEPVGGRPLPDAPADVRFRELTFAFADEEGPSFALRDVDLVVPAGTTCALVGRTGSGKSTLTSFVSRAVEPPPGTVLVCGQDVCDTELESLRRAVGVVTQRTELLAASLLENVTLFAPVAREQVEAAFDALELGEWLAALPDGLDTLLGPDGVTLSAGEQQLVAFARLLVRDVRVVVLDEATARMDPETERLVVRASEKLLAGRTGLVVAHRLATTERCDSVAVLDAGRVVQSGPRAVLAAEPGPFHELLAAAGVEQTTGERAAPLSRTERRREPRPVHPVRPSLPRTMLRVLGTHRRWGLLGAIGFGLTSLVGVSGAFTGWLWGKLVADLRAGQTPWAAATVLAVCVIIGPFAVAFAVRIYPLWWVGVSLRLRLAVLRGQTMQQRLEQSSAGEVTARALDSDRLVWYADRWVDIVLAVVAVTATAILSGSWLALAVVAGVLLLSALVSAGGAPLAGRAARLAGDQRAEFGRALASALEASRTIKLAGATAAVEHHLRSVDRRRIAVHIREWRVRTLLNGVPQVLVQGGVVAAWAAYAAGQWGVAGALLVATSVSGYGWFGIVMGAAVTEAPVANRWLQAAAQYAGTPDLVSLPPGVDLVKGTAPLPESPSRVPLRRLQLEGFTAVHDDGTVGVEEVDLTVDRGDVVLLAGRVGSGKSSLLRSLAGLVDHEGRVLWNGQEVTSPEDFLRPGQVAYVGQVPRVLSVSFVDNVTLDHDRNAKPAFETARLHADLAAAGGDGVVVGQRGVRLSGGQVQRLALARALAAEAELLVADDVSSALDARTELELWEGLRRKGTTVIGTSSKRSALARADRVVVLEDGRVVASGTWGELAERWGHLAA, encoded by the coding sequence GTGCCTGCCCGTCCCGCACCGCTCGACTGGCGACGGCTCGGACGCCGCGGGCTGACCGTGGCGCTGGTGCTGCTGACCCTCGCCGCGGCGGCCGAGACGGCCGGAGCCGTGGTCGGCGGCCGCCTCGCCGGCGGCACCGGGTCGCGCTGGGCGCTGGTCGCCGTGCTGGCCGTCTTCCTGCTCGGCTCGGGGGTCCTCGACGCGCTCGGGGCGACCGTCGCCTCCGACGTCGTCGGCCGCGCCGAGCACGTGCTGCGCGTCGACCTGCTGGGCGCCGCGCTCGGCCAGCCGCTGCGCACCCTGCAGGAGCAGGCGGTCGGCGAGGTCATCGACCGCGTCGACGACGACGTCAACCAGACCGGCCGGCTGATGCGCACGACCGGCGTCAACGTCGTACGCGCCCTGCTCCGCAGCGTGCTCGCCTGGCTCGTCGCCGGGCTGAGCTGGCCGGGCTCCTGGGTCGCGTTCCCCCTGGCCGCAGGTGCGGCGTGGCTCGGCGCACGCCCGAGCGCCCGGATCATCGCCGAGCGCAAGCTGGCCGAGGAGATCGCCTGGTCGGAGCACGCCGCCCAGTTCGAGGAGGCGGTCGCCGGGCGCGACGACGTGCGGACCGCGCTCGGCCAGGCGCACGTGCTCAGGCAGTACGCGTCGCGCTGCGCCGCGCTCTTCGAGCGGGTACGCGCCACCGCCACCGCCTCCGGCACCACGACCCTGCGCACCGGGCTGGTCGTGCAGGGCATGCTCGCGGCGCTCGCAGTGGGTGGCGTGGCGCTGGTCTCGAGCAGCACGCTGGAGGTCGGCGGACTGGTGACGATCTGGCTGCTGGCCAGCAGCTTCGTCGGCCAGCTCAACCAGGTCGCGCACCACCTGCCAGAGATCCAGGCCGGCCTGGGAGCGCTCACGCGCATCAGCAGCCTGCTCGAGACGCCGCAGGAGCCGGTGGGCGGACGGCCGCTCCCGGACGCACCCGCCGACGTCCGCTTCCGCGAGCTCACCTTCGCCTTCGCCGACGAGGAGGGCCCGTCCTTCGCGCTGCGCGACGTCGACCTGGTCGTGCCCGCCGGCACGACCTGCGCCCTCGTGGGCCGCACCGGGTCGGGCAAGTCGACGCTGACCTCGTTCGTCTCGCGCGCCGTCGAGCCGCCGCCCGGCACCGTCCTCGTCTGCGGGCAGGACGTGTGCGACACCGAGCTCGAGTCCCTGCGCCGCGCCGTCGGGGTCGTCACCCAACGCACCGAGCTGCTCGCCGCCTCCCTGCTGGAGAACGTCACGCTGTTCGCGCCGGTGGCGCGCGAGCAGGTCGAGGCCGCGTTCGACGCGCTCGAGCTCGGCGAGTGGCTCGCTGCGCTGCCCGACGGGCTCGACACCCTGCTCGGCCCCGACGGCGTGACGCTGTCGGCGGGGGAGCAGCAGCTGGTGGCGTTCGCGCGGCTGCTGGTCCGCGACGTCCGCGTCGTCGTGCTCGACGAGGCGACCGCGCGCATGGACCCCGAGACCGAGCGCCTGGTCGTGCGCGCCTCCGAGAAGCTCCTCGCGGGGCGCACCGGCCTGGTCGTGGCCCACCGGCTCGCCACGACCGAGCGCTGCGACTCGGTCGCCGTGCTCGACGCCGGCCGAGTGGTGCAGAGCGGCCCGCGGGCCGTGCTGGCCGCCGAGCCGGGCCCGTTCCACGAGCTGCTCGCGGCCGCCGGCGTCGAGCAGACCACCGGCGAGCGCGCAGCGCCGCTGAGCCGCACCGAGCGCCGGCGCGAGCCGCGCCCGGTGCACCCCGTGCGGCCGAGCCTGCCCCGCACGATGCTGCGGGTGCTGGGCACCCACCGGCGCTGGGGCCTGCTCGGGGCCATCGGCTTCGGGCTCACCTCGCTGGTCGGCGTCTCGGGCGCCTTCACCGGCTGGCTGTGGGGCAAGCTCGTCGCCGACCTGCGCGCCGGCCAGACGCCGTGGGCGGCCGCGACCGTGCTCGCCGTGTGCGTCATCATCGGCCCGTTCGCGGTCGCCTTCGCCGTGCGCATCTACCCGCTGTGGTGGGTCGGGGTGAGCCTGCGCCTGCGGCTCGCGGTGCTGCGCGGCCAGACCATGCAGCAGCGGCTGGAGCAGTCGTCGGCCGGCGAGGTCACCGCGCGCGCCCTCGACTCCGACCGGCTGGTCTGGTACGCCGACCGCTGGGTCGACATCGTCCTCGCCGTCGTCGCGGTGACCGCCACCGCGATCCTCAGCGGCAGCTGGCTGGCTCTCGCAGTGGTCGCTGGTGTGCTGCTGTTGTCTGCACTGGTCTCAGCGGGTGGCGCGCCGCTTGCCGGCCGGGCCGCGCGACTGGCCGGTGACCAGCGCGCGGAGTTCGGCCGTGCTCTGGCCTCCGCGCTGGAGGCGAGCCGCACGATCAAGCTCGCCGGCGCGACCGCGGCGGTCGAGCACCACCTGCGCTCGGTCGACCGGCGACGGATCGCCGTCCACATCCGTGAGTGGCGCGTACGCACGCTGCTCAACGGCGTGCCGCAGGTGCTCGTGCAGGGCGGCGTCGTCGCCGCGTGGGCGGCCTACGCCGCCGGGCAGTGGGGTGTCGCCGGCGCACTGCTGGTCGCGACGTCAGTCAGCGGCTACGGCTGGTTCGGCATCGTCATGGGCGCCGCCGTCACCGAGGCGCCCGTGGCCAACCGCTGGCTGCAGGCGGCGGCGCAGTACGCCGGCACGCCCGACCTGGTGAGCCTGCCGCCGGGCGTCGACCTGGTGAAGGGCACCGCCCCGCTGCCCGAGAGCCCGTCGCGGGTGCCGCTGCGCCGGCTGCAGCTCGAGGGCTTCACCGCCGTGCACGACGACGGGACCGTCGGCGTCGAGGAGGTCGACCTGACCGTCGACCGCGGCGACGTCGTGCTGCTCGCGGGCCGCGTCGGCTCCGGCAAGTCGAGCCTGCTGCGCAGCCTCGCGGGCCTCGTCGACCACGAGGGCCGGGTGCTCTGGAACGGGCAGGAGGTCACCTCGCCCGAGGACTTCCTGCGCCCGGGGCAGGTCGCCTACGTCGGGCAGGTGCCGCGCGTGCTGTCGGTCTCCTTCGTCGACAACGTCACGCTCGACCACGACCGCAACGCCAAGCCGGCGTTCGAGACCGCGCGGCTGCACGCCGACCTCGCCGCGGCGGGCGGCGACGGCGTGGTCGTCGGGCAGCGCGGCGTACGCCTGTCGGGCGGTCAGGTGCAGCGCCTGGCGCTCGCGCGGGCGCTGGCCGCAGAGGCCGAGCTGCTCGTCGCCGACGACGTGTCGAGCGCGCTCGACGCCCGCACCGAGCTCGAGCTGTGGGAGGGGCTGCGCCGCAAGGGCACCACGGTGATCGGCACCAGCTCCAAGCGCTCGGCGCTGGCACGCGCCGACCGGGTGGTGGTCCTGGAGGACGGCCGCGTCGTGGCGAGCGGCACGTGGGGCGAGCTGGCCGAGCGGTGGGGGCACCTCGCCGCCTGA
- a CDS encoding FAD-dependent oxidoreductase, with amino-acid sequence MLRVAVVGSGPAGIYAAESLVAHGPAQVDVYDRVPCPYGLVRYGVAPDHEKIRSISASLAKVFDSPDVRFLGNVEVGTDITLEELGARYDAVLVSSGSSAGRGLGIPGDGLPGSFTATELVSWYCGHPDTRIDAFTDTARHVVVVGMGNVAVDVARILLRPADELARTDVPPHVLDVLRASPIESVSLVGRRGPAEARWTTKELKELGSLTGVDVVVEPAELAVDAAGEQRLAAEPGARRNLDVVREWAQRPRAGASRTLRVRFLQRPVRVLGTERVAGVELERCVLDGHGGATGTGETERVEAGMVVASVGYRGVAVPGLPFDERSGTIPHERGRVVDAAGEPVPGVYVAGWIKRGPSGVIGTNKHDAHETVATLLEDAAAGRLPQPGGTGDALELLASRGVHVVTWSGWRAIEQAELALGESLGRGRTKIVGRDDLVAAALRAAGA; translated from the coding sequence GTGCTCCGGGTGGCCGTCGTCGGCTCCGGCCCGGCGGGGATCTACGCCGCCGAGTCGCTGGTGGCGCACGGGCCGGCGCAGGTCGACGTCTACGACCGCGTGCCCTGTCCCTACGGCCTGGTCCGCTACGGCGTGGCACCCGACCACGAGAAGATCCGCTCCATCAGCGCCTCGCTGGCCAAGGTCTTCGACTCCCCGGACGTCCGGTTCCTCGGCAACGTCGAGGTCGGCACCGACATCACGCTCGAGGAGCTCGGCGCGCGCTACGACGCCGTCCTCGTCTCGTCGGGCTCCTCCGCCGGACGCGGGCTCGGCATCCCAGGCGACGGGCTCCCCGGCAGCTTCACCGCCACCGAGCTGGTGTCGTGGTACTGCGGCCACCCCGACACCCGCATCGACGCCTTCACCGACACTGCCCGGCACGTCGTCGTGGTCGGCATGGGCAACGTGGCCGTCGACGTCGCCCGCATCCTGCTCCGCCCCGCCGACGAGCTCGCCCGCACCGACGTGCCGCCGCACGTTCTCGACGTGCTGCGCGCCAGCCCCATCGAGTCGGTCTCGCTGGTCGGGCGGCGCGGGCCGGCCGAGGCGCGCTGGACGACCAAGGAGCTCAAGGAGCTCGGCTCGCTGACCGGCGTCGACGTCGTCGTCGAGCCGGCCGAGCTCGCGGTCGACGCGGCGGGGGAGCAGCGGCTCGCCGCAGAGCCCGGCGCACGGCGCAACCTCGACGTCGTGCGCGAGTGGGCGCAGCGCCCGCGCGCCGGCGCCAGCCGTACGCTGCGCGTCCGCTTCCTCCAGCGCCCGGTCCGGGTGCTGGGCACCGAGCGCGTCGCGGGCGTCGAGCTCGAGCGCTGCGTGCTCGACGGGCACGGCGGCGCCACCGGCACCGGCGAGACCGAGCGCGTCGAGGCCGGCATGGTGGTGGCGTCGGTCGGCTACCGCGGCGTGGCCGTGCCGGGTCTGCCGTTCGACGAGCGCTCCGGCACGATCCCGCACGAGCGCGGACGGGTCGTCGACGCGGCCGGCGAGCCGGTGCCCGGCGTCTACGTCGCCGGCTGGATCAAGCGCGGCCCCAGCGGCGTCATCGGCACCAACAAGCACGACGCCCACGAGACGGTGGCGACGCTGCTCGAGGACGCCGCGGCCGGCCGGCTGCCTCAGCCGGGTGGGACGGGCGACGCGCTGGAGCTGCTCGCCTCGCGCGGCGTCCACGTCGTCACCTGGTCGGGGTGGCGCGCGATCGAGCAGGCGGAGCTCGCCCTGGGCGAGAGCCTCGGCCGCGGGCGCACCAAGATCGTCGGCCGCGACGACCTCGTCGCCGCCGCCCTGCGCGCCGCCGGGGCCTGA